The genomic DNA GAAGAAGCCTCGCGGGACCCCTGATCAAGTCCCTCGTCTTCGTCGCGGTCACCGCGCTCGCCACCACCGCGCTCGCCTTCTCCATCGCCAACACCGGCGTCGGCCCCACCGACGGCTACAGCGCCCGGTTCACCGACGTGGCCGGCCTGGTCGAGGGCGACAGCGTGCGGGTGGCGGGCGTGAAGGTGGGCGAGGTGGAGTCCATCGAGCTGAGCGGACGGCGGTACGCGCGGGTGGAGTTCACCGTACGCGAAGGGCGTGCGCTGCCCGCCTCCGTCAACGCCTCCGTGAAGTACCTCAACATGGTCGGCCAGCGCTACATCGACCTGGAGCAGGGCGAGGGCCCCGTCGGGCGGTCGCTCGCGCCCGGCGGCACGATCCCGCTGGAGCGCACCCGGCCCGCGCTCGACCTCACCGAGCTGTTCAACGGCTTCCAGCCGCTGTTCCAGGGGCTGTCGCCGCGGGACACCAACAAGCTCGCGAACGAGATCGTCCAGGTGCTCCAGGGCCAGGGCGGGACGGTCGACAGCCTCGTCGAGACGGTCGGCTCGCTGACCAGCACGCTGGCCGCCAAGGACCAGGTGATCGGCGAGGTCATCGACAACCTCACCGAGGTGGTGGAGACCGTCAACACCCGCGAGAAGGAGTTCAACGACCTGCTGGTGACCCTCCAGGACCTGGTGTCCGGCTTCTCCGACGACCGCGAGCCGCTCTTCCGCGCCGTCGACGCCATGGGCGACCTGACGGCCACCACCGCCGATCTCGTACGCGACGGCCGCGCCCCGCTGAAGGAGGACATCCACCAGGTCGGGCGGGTCGCCGAGCGGCTGTCGGAGAACGTGCCGCTGGTGGAGGAGTTCCTCGAACAGACGCCGGTGAAGATGGCCACGCTGGGGCGGCTCGCCTCGTACGGCTCCTGGTTCAACCTCTATCTCTGCGAGGCGCGGGTGACGGGCGTGAGCATGTCCGACGGCAGCGAGCCGCCGACCGGGATCTCGGTCCAGCCGCCGAGGTGTGAGCGATGAGAGTGCCCGGGCTGAAGCCCGTACGCGAACGCAACCCCATCGCCGTGGCGCTGGTGGG from Streptomyces sp. CMB-StM0423 includes the following:
- a CDS encoding MCE family protein — encoded protein: MNRRSLAGPLIKSLVFVAVTALATTALAFSIANTGVGPTDGYSARFTDVAGLVEGDSVRVAGVKVGEVESIELSGRRYARVEFTVREGRALPASVNASVKYLNMVGQRYIDLEQGEGPVGRSLAPGGTIPLERTRPALDLTELFNGFQPLFQGLSPRDTNKLANEIVQVLQGQGGTVDSLVETVGSLTSTLAAKDQVIGEVIDNLTEVVETVNTREKEFNDLLVTLQDLVSGFSDDREPLFRAVDAMGDLTATTADLVRDGRAPLKEDIHQVGRVAERLSENVPLVEEFLEQTPVKMATLGRLASYGSWFNLYLCEARVTGVSMSDGSEPPTGISVQPPRCER